The proteins below are encoded in one region of Telopea speciosissima isolate NSW1024214 ecotype Mountain lineage chromosome 10, Tspe_v1, whole genome shotgun sequence:
- the LOC122642300 gene encoding linoleate 13S-lipoxygenase 2-1, chloroplastic-like: MLKPQLQQSETARSLALFHKTFVSGHVSAKHLLRRPPPSLRQKQKKFSVMAMSISSDIKAIIGTALEKSVTVKAVVTVQLTIGGVLSNIGVEKGIDDIIDLLGKTLSLELVSSELDPQTGLEKETIKGYAHMSGKNLKEKEVTYETKFVVPESFGAVGAVLVQNDHHKEMFLKTIVLDGFPNGPVNFSCDSFVHSKFDNKEKRVFFGNKSYLQSETPSGLKRLRVKELENLRGDGTGERKTYDRIYDYDTYNDLGDPDCSTELARPVLGDSQHPYPRRCRTGRPRCTTDPLSEKRSLEAYVPRDEAFSEVKQLNFSTKTVKSVAHAVLPSLETALLNAELGFPYFTKIDSLFNEGLALPKPKDQGWFFSRLLPRLVKSLDSKGDEVLLFEVPETINRDKFSWFRDEEFSRQTLAGLNPFSIQLVTEWPLKSKLDPEIYGPAESAITAELIEREIKGIMTVDEAIQRKKLFMLDYHDLLLPYVNQVRDLKGTTLYGSRTLFMLTHDNTLRPLAIELTRPPKDDKPMWRQVFSPGWDGTSCWLWRLAKAHVLAHDSGFHQLVVHWLRTHCCTEPYIIAANRQLSEMHPIYRLLNPHFRYTMEINALARGLLINAGGIIESTFSPGKYSMEISSAYYDKYWRFDMEGLPADLIRRGLAVEDPTAEHGLKLTIEDYPFANDGLVLWDALKQWVSDYVNHYYPKASLVESDEELQAWWNEVKTKGHGDKKDEPWWPILKTQDDLIQVVTTIIWVTSGHHAAVNFGQYHYAGYFPNRPTIMRSNMPTEDPAEDEMKNFLAKPEFALLKSFPSQIQATKVMAILDVLSSHSVDEEYLGGEILPAWSEDPVIEAAHEKFIGKLKELDGIIDTRNQDLNLKNRTGAGVVPYELLKPSSTPGVTGMGVPYSISI, from the exons atgtTGAAGCCTCAACTGCAACAGTCTGAGACTGCTCGATCGCTTGCGCTGTTTCACAAGACCTTTGTCTCCGGTCATGTTAGTGCGAAGCACCTCCTACGGCGGCCACCGCCTTCTCTCcgtcaaaaacaaaagaagttctCTGTCATGGCCATGAGCATCTCCAGCGACATTAAAGCGATCATTGGAACCGCTTTGGAGAAATCTGTGACAGTTAAGGCGGTAGTTACAGTTCAACTAACGATTGGAGGGGTCTTATCAAACATTGGGGTGGAGAAAGGTATCGATGACATTATCGACTTACTTGGTAAAACGTTGTCGTTGGAGCTCGTTAGCTCAGAGCTTGATCCTC AGACTGGGTTGGAGAAGGAGACCATCAAGGGTTATGCTCATATGAGTGGTAAAAACTTAAAGGAGAAGGAGGTGACATATGAGACCAAATTTGTGGTTCCGGAGAGTTTTGGGGCAGTGGGGGCTGTTCTGGTGCAGAATGATCATCACAAGGAGATGTTTCTCAAGACTATTGTCCTTGATGGCTTCCCTAATGGCCCTGTTAACTTCTCCTGTGATTCATTTGTTCACAGCAAGTTCGataacaaagagaagagagtcTTCTTCGGTAATAAG TCATACTTGCAATCGGAGACTCCCAGTGGATTGAAGAGGTTGAGGGTGAAAGAGCTAGAGAACCTGCGTGGGGATGGTACGGGAGAGCGTAAGACATATGATAGGATCTACGACTATGACACCTACAATGATTTAGGGGACCCCGACTGTAGCACTGAACTGGCACGCCCCGTCCTCGGTGATTCCCAACATCCTTATCCCAGACGGTGTAGAACTGGACGTCCTCGTTGTACCACAG ATCCCTTGTCCGAGAAAAGGAGCTTGGAAGCATATGTGCCGAGAGATGAGGCATTTTCTGAAGTGAAACAGTTGAATTTCTCAACCAAGACAGTGAAGTCAGTGGCTCATGCTGTACTTCCTTCACTTGAGACTGCACTCCTTAATGCAGAACTTGGATTCCCATACTTCACCAAAATTGATTCACTATTCAATGAAGGGCTTGCACTACCTAAGCCTAAAGATCAAGGCTGGTTCTTCAGCAGGCTTTTACCAAGGCTTGTCAAATCCCTTGATAGTAAAGGAGATGAAGTCTTGCTCTTTGAGGTCCCTGAGACCATTAACa GAGACAAATTCTCTTGGTTCAGGGATGAGGAATTCTCACGCCAGACTCTTGCTGGTCTCAACCCCTTCAGCATTCAGTTGGTCACG GAATGGCCATTGAAGAGCAAACTCGACCCTGAGATCTATGGCCCAGCTGAGTCTGCAATTACTGCAGAACTAATCGAGCGAGAGATCAAAGGAATCATGACCGTCGATGAG GCCATACAGCGAAAGAAACTGTTCATGTTAGATTATCATGATCTGTTATTACCTTATGTAAACCAAGTGAGAGATCTCAAAGGGACAACATTATATGGTTCAAGAACCTTATTCATGCTTACTCATGACAACACATTGAGACCTCTAGCGATTGAGCTCACTCGGCCACCTAAAGATGACAAGCCTATGTGGAGACAAGTATTCTCCCCTGGTTGGGATGGCACAAGCTGCTGGCTATGGAGACTTGCTAAAGCTCATGTCTTGGCTCATGACTCTGGCTTTCACCAGCTTGTCGTCCACTG GCTAAGGACACACTGTTGTACTGAGCCTTATATAATTGCGGCGAATCGGCAGCTAAGTGAGATGCACCCAATTTATCGGTTGTTGAATCCCCATTTCCGGTACACAATGGAGATCAATGCACTTGCTAGAGGTTTACTTATAAATGCAGGTGGGATCATTGAGAGCACCTTCTCTCCAGGAAAGTATTCAATGGAGATCAGCTCTGCGTATTACGACAAGTACTGGAGGTTTGACATGGAGGGTTTACCTGCAGACTTAATTCGAAG AGGATTGGCTGTTGAGGATCCAACGGCTGAGCATGGTCTAAAACTGACAATTGAGGATTACCCATTTGCTAATGATGGTCTTGTCCTCTGGGATGCCCTTAAACAATGGGTGAGTGACTATGTAAATCACTACTATCCAAAAGCCAGCCTTGTTGAATCTGATGAAGAACTCCAAGCATGGTGGAATGAGGTAAAAACAAAGGGCCATGGAGACAAGAAGGATGAGCCATGGTGGCCTATCCTCAAAACTCAAGATGATCTAATCCAAGTGGTGACAACCATCATTTGGGTCACCTCCGGCCACCACGCCGCCGTCAATTTCGGCCAATACCATTACGCCGGATACTTCCCGAACCGGCCGACAATCATGAGATCAAACATGCCCACTGAGGACCCAGCAGAGGATGAAATGAAGAATTTCTTGGCCAAACCTGAGTTTGCTCTGTTGAAGAGTTTCCCTTCACAAATTCAGGCTACTAAGGTGATGGCCATATTGGATGTGTTGTCTAGTCACTCAGTAGATGAGGAATACCTTGGAGGTGAGATTTTGCCAGCTTGGTCTGAGGATCCAGTCATAGAAGCAGCACATGAGAAGTTTATTGGGAAACTGAAGGAGCTTGATGGGATTATTGACACAAGGAATCaagatttgaatttgaagaacCGAACTGGTGCAGGTGTGGTACCCTATGAGTTATTGAAGCCATCCTCAACACCTGGGGTCACTGGAATGGGAGTTCCTTATAGTATCTCCATTTAA
- the LOC122642301 gene encoding O-fucosyltransferase 20-like, with the protein MAKWKNHSRKLSYISIPSQIGNSLAASSLQSLLLSPPKKSSKNNASKFFSNSRNPRFWVFLLFLFSLLGMLKLGFNLDPLLPLWPNPCSMGRQAQVLTDKGKSVLSSGFPFKAQEVGEDGEEGEETEFWKQLDGLGYRPCLDLSQEYRRYSAGIVKDRTKYLMVVVSGGMNQQRNQIIDAVVIARILGAALVVPILQVNVIWGDESEFSDIFDLDHFKRVLGNDVRVVSSLPSTHLMSRPVEEKRTPLHVSPRWIRQRYLSRLKRDGVLLLRGLDSRLSKDLPSDLQKLRCKVAFHALRFAPPILDLGNKLAERMRSKGPYLALHLRMEKDVWVRTGCLPGLTDEYDEIIHNERKLRPELLTARSNMTYHDRKLAGLCPLNALEVTRLLKALGAPRNARIYWAGGPPLGGQEALLPLTREFPHFYNKNDLALTGELEPFANKASLLAAIDYIVSENSDVFMPSHGGNMGHAIQGHRAYAGHKKYITPNKRQMLPYFLNSSLPHSEFNRIIKDLHHDSLGQPELRTSKAGRDVTKYPVPECMCTDSTPRSVA; encoded by the exons atggccAAATGGAAGAACCACTCGCGCAAGCTCTCGTACATCTCTATACCATCTCAGATTGGCAACTCTCTTGCGGCTTCTTCTCTTCAGTCTCTCCTCCTTTCGCCGCCAAAGAAGTCTTCAAAGAATAATGCAAGCAAGTTTTTCAGCAACTCAAGGAACCCAAGATTCTGGGTTTTCttgctctttctcttctctttgctagGAATGTTGAAGTTGGGTTTCAATCTCGATCCTTTACTTCCTCTCTGGCCGAATCCATGTTCAATGGGTCGTCAAGCTCAGGTGTTGACCGACAAGGGCAAATCGGTTTTGTCATCGGGCTTTCCATTCAAAGCTCAGGAGGTTggggaagatggagaagaaggtgaGGAAACAGAGTTCTGGAAGCAGCTTGACGGTTTGGGTTATCGTCCCTGCTTGGATTTGAGCCAGGAGTATCGACGGTATAGCGCTGGGATTGTGAAGGATCGGACCAAGTATCTGATGGTTGTGGTTTCTGGTGGGATGAACCAGCAGAGGAATCAGATCATTGATGCCGTTGTTATTGCTCGGATTCTTGGAGCTGCTTTGGTCGTTCCGATCTTGCAAGTGAACGTGATTTGGGGAGATGAAAG CGAATTTTCTGATATTTTCGATCTGGATCACTTCAAAAGAGTTCTTGGCAATGATGTACGGGTAGTTTCATCATTGCCCTCGACGCATCTGATGTCAAGGCCTGTGGAAGAGAAGCGGACCCCTCTTCATGTCTCTCCACGTTGGATTCGACAACGCTACCTCAGTCGG cTTAAGAGGGATGGTGTTTTGCTCTTACGGGGTTTGGATTCTAGACTCTCAAAGGATCTTCCCTCTGATCTTCAGAAGCTCCGGTGCAAG GTGGCGTTTCATGCGTTGAGGTTTGCCCCACCCATTTTAGATCTCGGTAACAAGCTAGCAGAGAGAATGCGGAGCAAGGGGCCGTACCTTGCTCTTCATTTACGCATGGAGAAAGATGTTTGGGTGAGGACTGGCTGTCTTCCTGGGTTGACAGATGAGTATGATGAGATAATTCACAATGAGAGAAAATTAAGGCCAGAGCTCCTTACCGCAAGATCAAACATGACTTACCATGATCGCAAGCTTGCAGGGCTCTGCCCTCTAAATGCACTGGAGGTTACCAG GCTGCTTAAAGCACTTGGAGCCCCAAGAAATGCAAGGATATATTGGGCAGGAGGCCCTCCATTGGGTGGACAAGAAGCTTTGCTACCTTTGACCAGAGAATTTCCTCATTTCTACAACAAGAATGACCTTGCCTTGACTGGTGAATTGGAGCCATTTGCAAACAAAGCTTCCCTTCTTGCTGCTATTGATTATATAGTTTCTGAAAACAGTGATGTCTTCATGCCATCTCATGGTGGGAATATGGGCCATGCTATCCAG GGACACAGGGCCTATGCAGGGCACAAGAAGtatataaccccaaacaaaagGCAGATGCTTCCATATTTCTTAAATTCTTCCCTGCCACACTCTGAGTTCAATAGGATTATAAAAGATCTGCACCATGATTCACTGGGGCAGCCAGAGCTCAGAACAAGCAAGGCTGGGAGAGATGTAACAAAGTATCCTGTCCCTGAGTGCATGTGCACTGATTCTACCCCAAGATCTGTGGCATGA